One part of the Paenibacillus silvisoli genome encodes these proteins:
- a CDS encoding response regulator transcription factor, with amino-acid sequence MIRAILVDDEHIVRKGLIHILPWQKHGMVVAADFEGGEKALAWMENEQVDLLVTDLSMPGMSGFDLIRIVKERFPNTETAILTCHQDFQYVQDALRLGAIDYIVKTELDDDKLDRLFGRIAEKLALKEEKPSRTQPAGAAAGAQSSLTLLLALKPDCKVNELYAQPALNDRPLVALPGNAWFTEELSFQPEGESQEELSSRWAVFCLHQVALKDRSRIKGLLETYIRRHSFYVLEQTGRAAAVHDSMQDVLLWETKQANEDWVKDWRQFDWLYQDEAFQALLEQIAEQRPDPNKLSGMLHQTVWAWRSMQRWAERDMLLAELGSLQTWAQWTSFLQRMRRSLRSVLDLSGIDKDITARIVQSIEWSLLRLDEGITQEEAAAAVHLSRGYFSDCFKRTTGATYNDFMRMLRMDQAKRLLVHSQVAIQEIAARCGFADESYFRKLFRQETGRSPREFREEETAYGDYMHWPPTSKMLG; translated from the coding sequence ATGATCCGCGCGATTTTGGTGGATGACGAGCACATCGTGCGCAAAGGATTGATTCATATTCTTCCATGGCAAAAGCATGGGATGGTAGTTGCCGCCGACTTCGAAGGCGGAGAGAAGGCGCTCGCCTGGATGGAGAACGAGCAGGTCGATCTGCTCGTGACCGATCTGTCCATGCCGGGCATGTCGGGCTTCGACCTGATCCGGATCGTGAAGGAGCGGTTCCCGAATACGGAAACGGCGATTCTGACCTGCCATCAGGATTTTCAATATGTACAGGACGCGCTGCGCCTTGGCGCCATCGATTATATCGTGAAGACGGAGCTGGACGACGACAAGCTCGACCGGCTGTTCGGCCGCATCGCGGAGAAGCTGGCGCTCAAGGAAGAAAAGCCGTCCCGCACGCAGCCTGCGGGGGCCGCTGCCGGAGCGCAGTCGTCCCTTACGCTGCTGCTGGCGCTGAAGCCCGACTGCAAGGTGAATGAGCTGTATGCGCAGCCAGCGTTGAATGATCGTCCGCTCGTGGCGCTGCCCGGGAACGCGTGGTTCACGGAGGAGCTGTCCTTCCAGCCGGAAGGCGAGTCGCAGGAGGAGCTGTCCTCCCGCTGGGCGGTCTTCTGCCTGCATCAGGTCGCGCTTAAGGACCGAAGCCGCATCAAGGGGCTGCTCGAAACGTACATCCGGCGCCACTCTTTCTATGTGCTGGAGCAAACCGGCAGAGCAGCGGCGGTACACGATTCGATGCAGGACGTGCTGCTTTGGGAGACGAAGCAGGCGAACGAGGACTGGGTGAAGGATTGGCGCCAATTCGATTGGCTCTATCAGGATGAGGCGTTCCAAGCGCTGCTGGAGCAAATCGCCGAGCAGCGGCCCGATCCGAACAAGCTGAGCGGCATGCTGCATCAGACGGTCTGGGCATGGAGAAGCATGCAGCGCTGGGCGGAGCGGGACATGCTGCTCGCCGAGCTCGGCAGCCTTCAAACGTGGGCGCAGTGGACAAGCTTCCTGCAGCGCATGCGCCGCTCTTTGCGGAGCGTGCTCGATCTGAGCGGCATCGATAAAGACATTACGGCAAGGATCGTCCAGTCGATCGAATGGTCGCTGCTGCGGCTCGACGAGGGCATCACGCAGGAGGAAGCGGCGGCCGCGGTGCATCTGAGCCGCGGATATTTCAGCGACTGCTTCAAGCGGACGACCGGCGCGACTTACAATGACTTCATGCGCATGCTGCGCATGGACCAGGCGAAGCGGCTGCTCGTGCATTCGCAGGTGGCGATTCAGGAAATCGCGGCGCGCTGCGGATTTGCCGACGAGTCGTATTTCCGCAAGCTGTTCCGCCAGGAGACGGGACGCTCGCCCCGTGAATTCCGCGAGGAGGAAACGGCCTACGGCGATTATATGCATTGGCCGCCAACGAGCAAAATGCTCGGCTAA
- a CDS encoding cache domain-containing sensor histidine kinase, producing the protein MLSMLRDSIKGRLIVILLVSSIVPLALLGGLSYYSFHSFMENKLKSGINENLKKELTSLDNILKNLNFASQQLALDKTITSRIQEYLTTDDQIRKTDILLSVLDRMSLINYTSPFAGVIALVDEKNKRPFIQSYPIQDKIEMFDNPLLLEANGVTYFAPHPSTDKYNTDNTQVFSLVRKVNDYDTGSSFYVYTESNFNTLKRLFENVQYGEPVKHLLLSADNRIVYSEDLARFPLFDEFPAEAENVKDLRFIAESEQGWKLAVVMKGDAFQKEINAWLRKFITVGLFTLLLSLLLAYIGWRTIYRPLHVFRREIEWVGDNPSYRPQKWLRLREFDEVLGRFYAMKERVFDLLKEIERREKARSNVEVEKLKHQINPHFIHNTLNTVQVIAKMNNQSEIVKLITHFTRILHYNLGKEGTHVRVREEVDNINDYMALQSIRYSHQFEVLMDVEPSTLDVMIPRFVLQPLVENAIYHGFRNRDGTISVSIQPLPEGGITLCVSDNGEGMPEEKLHSLLEAKGPESRSVGMGIGLSFVHRLIQAYYGPSSGLRIESRLGAGTSITIVIRTGKGGEQP; encoded by the coding sequence ATGCTTTCGATGCTGCGGGACTCCATCAAGGGCCGTCTGATCGTCATTTTGCTGGTCAGCTCCATCGTGCCGCTCGCCCTGCTGGGCGGATTGTCGTACTATTCGTTCCACTCGTTCATGGAAAATAAGCTGAAGAGCGGCATCAACGAGAACTTGAAGAAGGAGCTCACCAGCCTCGACAACATTCTCAAAAACTTGAATTTCGCCTCGCAGCAGCTCGCGCTGGACAAGACGATCACGTCGCGGATTCAAGAGTATTTGACGACGGACGATCAGATCCGCAAGACGGATATTTTGCTCAGCGTGCTGGACCGGATGTCGCTCATTAATTATACGAGTCCGTTCGCCGGCGTCATCGCGCTGGTCGACGAGAAGAATAAGCGTCCGTTCATCCAGAGCTACCCCATCCAGGACAAAATCGAAATGTTCGACAACCCGCTGCTGCTGGAGGCGAACGGCGTCACGTATTTTGCCCCGCATCCATCGACGGATAAATATAATACCGACAACACGCAAGTGTTCTCGCTTGTGCGCAAAGTGAACGATTACGATACCGGTTCCTCTTTCTACGTCTACACGGAAAGCAATTTCAACACGCTCAAGCGGCTGTTCGAAAATGTGCAGTACGGCGAGCCGGTCAAGCATCTCCTGCTGAGCGCGGACAATCGGATCGTCTACAGCGAGGATCTCGCCAGGTTTCCGCTGTTCGACGAGTTTCCGGCCGAAGCCGAGAACGTCAAAGATCTTCGCTTCATCGCGGAAAGCGAGCAGGGCTGGAAGCTGGCCGTCGTCATGAAGGGCGACGCCTTCCAGAAGGAAATAAACGCATGGCTGCGCAAATTCATTACGGTCGGCTTGTTCACGCTGCTGCTCAGCCTTCTGCTTGCGTACATTGGCTGGCGCACCATCTACCGGCCGCTGCACGTGTTCCGCCGGGAGATCGAATGGGTGGGCGACAATCCATCCTACCGTCCGCAAAAATGGCTCCGCCTCCGCGAATTCGACGAGGTGCTGGGCCGCTTCTATGCCATGAAGGAGCGGGTCTTCGATCTGCTGAAGGAAATCGAACGCCGGGAGAAGGCGAGGAGCAATGTGGAGGTCGAGAAGCTGAAGCATCAGATCAACCCGCATTTTATCCATAATACGCTGAACACCGTGCAAGTCATTGCGAAAATGAACAATCAGAGCGAAATCGTCAAGCTCATTACGCATTTTACGCGCATCCTGCATTACAATTTGGGTAAAGAGGGTACGCATGTCCGCGTGCGCGAGGAAGTGGACAACATCAACGATTATATGGCGCTGCAGAGCATCCGGTACAGCCATCAATTCGAGGTGCTGATGGACGTCGAGCCTTCGACGCTCGACGTGATGATTCCGCGCTTCGTGCTGCAGCCCCTCGTCGAGAACGCAATCTATCACGGCTTCCGCAACCGGGACGGGACGATCAGCGTCAGCATTCAGCCGCTTCCGGAAGGCGGCATTACGCTGTGCGTATCCGACAACGGGGAAGGCATGCCGGAGGAGAAGCTGCATTCGCTGCTGGAGGCGAAGGGACCGGAATCGCGCTCGGTCGGAATGGGCATCGGTCTCAGCTTCGTGCACCGGTTGATTCAAGCTTATTACGGACCAAGCTCGGGCTTGCGCATTGAGAGCCGGCTTGGCGCCGGGACGTCGATTACGATCGTCATACGGACAGGAAAAGGAGGCGAGCAGCCATGA
- a CDS encoding response regulator yields MFRLFIVDDNRFERNGIRESVDWRSLGIEVVGTFANGLEALSKMDELKPHIVITDIAMPLMNGVEMSERIRKSHPDVKIIFISCHSDFEFAQSAVNLGIYGYVLKPIIADELERAIEKVLAEFTAQHREQIERDRMLQQLEGMLPLVREQFLKEVLLGNFRNEAEIRERISFLALPITDQAAMSVISMKCPRAESRSSMDAYFHSYSIKNLIARAETGTRALYPVQMSADDYAVIVFDRDDDKQGVFDTAVQLSTAIHAELGVQATMGISVSSQGLTELERLYKQSQQALNTRFYSGSNPIIRFEEIDDRSDAESPFEEMPSLEEIYQDMKALMSFGNGQDIEEFIGKYLNEDRVRHGENHVKGFALLFAHMTGILLMEANQSVKDIFGDDRSVWVTLNRMSTKEDVVQWIRQTFAAIKERSTDRNASKNAKIIGAIKQMIHDNYREQLSMEDISKSVYLSARHANGLFKKETGQTIFDYLIQFRIEKAKHLLKEDSSKVAAVADAVGYVNPSYFILAFKKNVGMTPAEFKSRIAL; encoded by the coding sequence ATGTTCAGATTATTTATCGTGGATGATAATCGATTCGAACGGAACGGAATCCGGGAATCCGTCGACTGGCGGTCGTTAGGGATCGAAGTCGTCGGCACATTCGCGAATGGTTTGGAAGCGCTTTCTAAGATGGATGAGCTAAAGCCTCATATCGTCATTACCGATATCGCCATGCCGCTCATGAACGGAGTGGAAATGTCCGAGCGCATCCGGAAGTCCCATCCGGACGTGAAAATCATCTTCATCAGCTGCCACAGCGATTTCGAATTCGCCCAGTCGGCCGTCAATCTCGGCATTTACGGCTACGTGCTCAAGCCGATCATCGCGGACGAGCTGGAACGGGCGATCGAGAAGGTGCTGGCCGAGTTTACCGCGCAGCATCGCGAGCAGATCGAGCGGGATCGAATGCTGCAGCAGCTGGAAGGGATGCTTCCGCTCGTACGGGAGCAGTTTCTGAAGGAAGTCCTGCTCGGCAACTTTCGCAACGAAGCCGAGATTCGGGAGCGTATCTCGTTTCTGGCGCTGCCGATAACCGATCAAGCCGCCATGAGCGTCATCTCCATGAAGTGTCCGCGCGCGGAAAGCCGCAGCTCCATGGACGCCTACTTCCATTCCTACTCCATCAAAAATTTAATCGCGCGGGCGGAAACCGGCACGCGCGCCTTATATCCGGTCCAAATGTCGGCGGACGATTACGCGGTCATCGTCTTCGATCGCGATGACGACAAGCAAGGCGTCTTCGACACCGCCGTACAGCTGAGCACGGCCATTCACGCGGAGCTGGGCGTGCAGGCGACGATGGGGATCAGCGTCAGCTCCCAAGGGTTGACGGAGCTTGAACGGCTGTACAAGCAATCGCAGCAAGCATTGAACACGCGTTTCTACAGCGGCAGCAACCCGATCATCCGGTTCGAGGAAATCGACGACCGGTCGGACGCGGAAAGTCCCTTCGAGGAAATGCCGAGCCTCGAAGAGATCTATCAGGACATGAAGGCGCTCATGTCGTTCGGGAACGGCCAGGACATCGAAGAATTCATCGGCAAATATTTGAACGAGGACCGCGTCAGGCACGGCGAGAACCATGTAAAGGGCTTCGCGCTGCTGTTCGCCCACATGACGGGCATCCTTCTGATGGAGGCGAACCAATCGGTCAAAGATATTTTCGGCGACGACCGGTCGGTATGGGTCACGCTGAACCGGATGAGCACGAAGGAGGATGTCGTGCAGTGGATCCGGCAAACGTTCGCGGCCATCAAGGAACGGTCGACCGACCGGAACGCGTCCAAGAACGCCAAAATCATCGGCGCGATCAAGCAGATGATCCACGACAACTACCGCGAGCAGCTCTCGATGGAGGATATATCGAAATCCGTCTATTTGAGCGCGCGCCACGCCAACGGACTGTTCAAGAAAGAGACGGGCCAGACGATCTTCGACTATCTCATTCAATTCCGCATCGAGAAGGCGAAGCACCTGCTGAAGGAAGACAGCAGCAAAGTGGCTGCCGTGGCGGACGCCGTAGGCTATGTGAATCCATCCTATTTCATTCTCGCGTTCAAGAAGAACGTCGGCATGACGCCGGCTGAATTCAAGAGCAGAATTGCGCTGTAA
- a CDS encoding ABC transporter permease, with amino-acid sequence MRGKWSEQIHFNLMLLPGMILVLLFTVWPMGGIVLAFKHFIPTKGIWGSPWTGWENYSYLFDTPVALRVFKNTIVIALMKIAFGFLIPIVFALMLNELRIQWFKRTVQTIVYLPHFLSWVLLAGILRDFFAVDGIVNQFLGKFGINEIMFLGENFWFRTIIVGSDIWKEFGFGTIIYLAALTGINPSLYEAADIDGATRMQKLRYVTLPGIATTIVLVGTLSLQNVLNAGFDQIFNLYNTLVYDSSDIIDTYVYRAGIEEGHYEVGTAIGLLKSGVSFILIIISYGLASRFANYRIF; translated from the coding sequence ATGCGCGGCAAATGGTCTGAGCAAATCCATTTTAACTTAATGCTGCTCCCCGGCATGATACTCGTATTGCTGTTTACGGTCTGGCCAATGGGCGGCATTGTGCTGGCGTTCAAGCACTTTATTCCGACGAAAGGCATCTGGGGCTCCCCATGGACAGGCTGGGAGAACTACTCCTACCTTTTTGATACGCCCGTAGCGCTGCGCGTGTTTAAGAACACGATCGTCATCGCGTTAATGAAGATCGCATTCGGCTTTTTGATCCCGATCGTATTCGCGCTGATGCTGAACGAGCTGCGGATCCAGTGGTTTAAACGCACGGTACAAACGATTGTGTATTTGCCCCATTTCTTATCGTGGGTCTTGCTAGCGGGCATCCTAAGGGATTTCTTTGCCGTAGACGGCATCGTGAACCAGTTTCTCGGCAAGTTCGGCATTAACGAAATTATGTTTCTGGGCGAAAATTTCTGGTTCCGCACGATTATCGTCGGCTCCGACATTTGGAAGGAATTCGGCTTTGGCACGATTATCTACTTGGCAGCATTGACGGGAATCAATCCGTCGCTCTACGAGGCGGCCGATATCGACGGCGCTACTCGGATGCAGAAGCTCCGGTACGTTACGCTTCCTGGCATCGCAACTACGATCGTTCTGGTCGGTACGCTCAGCTTGCAGAACGTGCTGAATGCCGGCTTTGACCAAATATTCAATCTGTACAATACGCTCGTCTACGATTCCTCCGATATTATCGATACGTACGTCTATAGGGCCGGTATAGAGGAAGGGCATTACGAGGTCGGCACGGCGATTGGCTTGCTGAAGTCCGGCGTCAGCTTCATCCTGATCATTATTTCGTACGGCTTGGCGAGCCGCTTCGCTAACTATCGCATCTTCTAA
- a CDS encoding sensor histidine kinase, with protein sequence MFTFKRLRYRHKIAVIIFVFALLPMLVLGSFLTSRIYSSKVKDILAEKNTQLASSVDGIDAMFLSNINKLLFINNNYYVINYLETNADQNLLGIMDFSDYLQSVMKAAKTENIQTEIVIYALKDTHYDGEYLRSISNLEKERDMPDMSVKDEVLGAKDEDIIWKVKRAKLNANSDIYMDYIYAYKKLISLNKALAIIEMRIPLNELIGYFSYDIPRGSYLSFEGAGEYGDYKLKADPDVKPDASFYTLSQSLRMPIGQVSWYVPKSLVFEELKWYWVSVGAIFLIIIAILVFTVEVVSHYLTKRLETLLRKMNKNVESLMSDDDAILNYSTHDEFEKLGNSFYELIQRVKEYYKRISEYEVERKLLETQLLQERLNPHFLYNTLSTIRWISEDKRVKDAINSMVKYYRIALNKGSGIITIKQELDMIEEYLRLQKFAYGNEFVYGIERDEDIGDRPVLKHLLQPVVENAVLHGLNGREFGGIIRISAKKRGDDVVFAISDNGAGMEPEKIELLLRGEASGQFGSYGMKNVLKRLETFYPKRHMLEIHSEEGHGTTVLIRVPAAADEEYPLGIAR encoded by the coding sequence ATGTTCACATTCAAACGTCTCAGGTACCGGCACAAAATCGCGGTCATCATCTTCGTGTTTGCGCTGCTGCCGATGCTCGTGCTCGGTTCATTTCTTACTAGCCGGATTTACAGCAGCAAGGTCAAGGATATATTGGCCGAGAAGAACACGCAGCTGGCCAGCAGCGTGGACGGCATCGACGCGATGTTTCTTTCCAATATCAATAAGCTCCTGTTCATTAATAACAACTATTACGTCATTAACTATTTGGAGACGAACGCGGATCAGAATTTGCTTGGCATTATGGATTTCAGCGACTATCTGCAGAGCGTGATGAAGGCGGCGAAGACCGAGAATATCCAGACGGAGATCGTCATTTACGCCCTGAAGGATACGCACTACGACGGGGAATATTTGCGGAGCATCTCGAATTTGGAGAAGGAACGGGATATGCCGGACATGAGCGTCAAGGACGAAGTGCTGGGCGCCAAAGACGAAGATATCATCTGGAAGGTCAAACGAGCGAAGCTGAACGCCAATTCGGATATTTACATGGATTATATTTATGCGTATAAAAAGTTAATCTCGTTGAACAAAGCGCTGGCCATTATCGAAATGCGCATTCCGCTGAACGAGCTGATCGGCTACTTCTCTTATGACATTCCGCGAGGCAGCTATCTCTCTTTCGAGGGAGCCGGCGAGTACGGCGATTATAAATTGAAGGCCGATCCGGACGTGAAGCCGGACGCCTCCTTCTACACTCTAAGCCAGTCGTTGCGCATGCCGATCGGCCAAGTTTCCTGGTACGTTCCCAAGAGTCTCGTGTTTGAAGAGCTGAAATGGTATTGGGTTTCGGTCGGCGCGATTTTCCTCATCATTATCGCGATTCTCGTGTTCACGGTCGAGGTCGTCTCCCACTATTTGACCAAACGCTTGGAGACGCTGCTTCGCAAAATGAACAAAAACGTGGAGAGCCTCATGAGCGACGACGACGCGATTCTCAACTATTCCACGCATGACGAGTTCGAGAAGCTGGGCAACTCGTTCTACGAGCTGATTCAGCGGGTCAAAGAATACTACAAGCGCATCTCCGAGTACGAGGTCGAACGCAAGCTGCTGGAGACGCAGCTGCTGCAGGAGCGGTTGAATCCCCATTTTCTGTACAACACGCTATCGACGATTCGCTGGATCAGCGAAGACAAGCGGGTCAAAGACGCCATCAATTCGATGGTCAAATATTACCGGATCGCGTTGAATAAGGGGAGCGGCATCATCACGATCAAGCAAGAGCTGGACATGATCGAGGAGTATTTGCGGCTGCAGAAGTTCGCCTATGGCAACGAGTTCGTCTACGGCATCGAGCGCGACGAGGACATCGGCGACCGTCCCGTGCTGAAGCATTTGCTGCAGCCGGTCGTGGAGAACGCCGTCCTGCATGGGCTGAACGGGCGCGAGTTCGGCGGCATTATCCGCATCTCGGCCAAGAAGCGGGGAGACGACGTCGTGTTCGCCATCTCCGACAACGGGGCGGGCATGGAGCCGGAGAAGATCGAGCTGCTGCTCAGGGGCGAAGCCAGCGGCCAGTTCGGCAGCTACGGGATGAAGAACGTGCTGAAGCGGCTCGAAACGTTTTATCCGAAACGGCATATGCTTGAGATTCACAGCGAAGAGGGGCACGGAACGACGGTTCTCATCCGGGTGCCGGCCGCCGCCGACGAGGAATATCCGCTCGGCATCGCTCGATAA
- a CDS encoding type 2 periplasmic-binding domain-containing protein, with protein sequence MKIRRWASLIFVASMVFVSACGNNGGNNNDTTATNAEGNKANNTATETTETTEPAAEPEVAADPFGKYPELIEFTTIRPTMNNPKFPEGESYEENVFNKFMEEKLNAKPKFVWMAPQDGDAYKKKLDLSIGGNDIPDVFQIVGKSITDVQATLKRLVEADMIEDMTNVYEQYASPDIKAAYASADNRGLELYKIDGKLYGIPSQASLENFNFVWVREDWRKKLNLAEPKSIEDVEAIAKAFKEKDPAGNGTTVPVAMQMQTETDGLFGPGFIFDQFEAYPRLFYKDASGQVVYGGIQPQIKDSLKVIANLYKEGLIEKDFALKDTGQLQEILASGRAGIVGQAWWGVWYPLFMTLQNVPDADWKPYAIPAKTNGKLNMGAMNTSSSVMVVKKGFKYPELPMKWLNIMNENDDTEWWIKTSQEKYKDANEKSTGWGGMTIMPVDEILLQAKEIVSAVNGEKDPATLEYKNNDAYLQIKKFIDELQSQPQAASKNVLQWQNTRSWYDAMGSAAKLESNIVYSAYDGQTPTMEKKLTALNELQMKAYHRIIMGKADADAEFDQFVADWKSQGGDDILKEINEALSK encoded by the coding sequence ATGAAGATCAGAAGATGGGCAAGTTTGATTTTCGTCGCGTCGATGGTTTTTGTTAGCGCTTGCGGCAACAACGGCGGCAATAACAATGACACGACCGCAACGAACGCTGAGGGCAACAAGGCGAACAATACGGCGACGGAAACGACAGAGACGACCGAACCGGCCGCTGAGCCTGAAGTGGCTGCGGATCCATTCGGCAAGTATCCGGAGCTGATTGAGTTCACGACGATCAGACCGACGATGAACAACCCGAAATTTCCTGAAGGCGAATCGTACGAAGAGAACGTGTTCAACAAATTCATGGAAGAGAAGCTGAACGCGAAGCCGAAGTTCGTCTGGATGGCGCCGCAAGATGGCGACGCTTACAAGAAGAAGCTCGACCTGTCGATCGGCGGTAACGACATTCCGGACGTGTTCCAAATCGTCGGCAAATCGATCACGGACGTGCAAGCCACGCTCAAACGCCTCGTTGAGGCGGACATGATCGAAGACATGACGAACGTGTATGAGCAATACGCGTCTCCGGACATCAAAGCGGCATATGCTTCCGCAGACAACCGCGGTCTTGAACTGTACAAAATCGATGGCAAGCTTTATGGCATCCCTAGCCAAGCCAGCTTAGAGAACTTCAACTTTGTCTGGGTTCGCGAAGACTGGCGCAAGAAGCTGAACCTCGCCGAGCCGAAGTCGATCGAAGACGTGGAAGCTATTGCGAAGGCGTTCAAAGAGAAAGACCCTGCAGGCAACGGCACGACCGTTCCGGTCGCGATGCAAATGCAAACCGAAACGGACGGCTTGTTCGGACCAGGCTTCATCTTCGACCAATTCGAAGCTTATCCTCGTCTGTTCTACAAAGACGCTTCCGGTCAAGTCGTATACGGCGGTATCCAGCCGCAAATTAAAGACAGCTTGAAAGTGATCGCGAACCTTTATAAAGAAGGTTTGATCGAGAAAGACTTCGCGCTGAAAGATACGGGCCAGCTGCAAGAGATTTTGGCAAGCGGCCGCGCCGGTATCGTAGGTCAAGCATGGTGGGGCGTATGGTACCCGCTGTTCATGACGCTGCAGAACGTGCCTGACGCCGACTGGAAGCCATATGCGATTCCTGCGAAAACAAACGGCAAGCTGAACATGGGCGCGATGAACACGTCCTCCTCCGTCATGGTCGTGAAGAAAGGCTTCAAATATCCGGAGCTGCCAATGAAATGGCTGAACATCATGAACGAGAACGACGATACCGAGTGGTGGATCAAAACATCGCAAGAGAAGTATAAAGACGCGAACGAGAAATCGACAGGATGGGGCGGCATGACGATCATGCCGGTCGACGAAATTCTGCTTCAAGCCAAAGAGATCGTTTCCGCGGTAAACGGCGAGAAAGATCCTGCGACGCTGGAGTACAAAAACAACGACGCCTATCTGCAAATCAAGAAGTTTATCGACGAGCTGCAATCCCAGCCGCAAGCGGCAAGCAAGAACGTGCTGCAATGGCAAAATACGCGCAGCTGGTACGATGCGATGGGTTCCGCGGCTAAGCTGGAGTCCAACATCGTCTACTCCGCATACGACGGCCAAACGCCGACTATGGAGAAGAAGCTGACCGCGCTGAACGAGCTGCAAATGAAGGCGTACCACCGCATCATTATGGGTAAAGCGGATGCCGACGCTGAATTCGATCAATTCGTAGCCGACTGGAAATCTCAAGGCGGAGACGATATTTTGAAAGAAATCAACGAAGCATTGAGCAAATAA
- a CDS encoding carbohydrate ABC transporter permease — MVRNQTFGTKVAEALLIAALALISFSSLFPIIHNLAISFSSPAKAMAGFVTVFPKGFNFESYMKLFEDSVFFKSFWISVKRVGVTCFFSFFISLLMAYPLSRSTREFKLRDIYMWLLIFSMMFNGGLIPFYLIIRQMGLMNSFWVLVLPMLVNVFNVILIVNYFRSIPKELDESAAMDGAGPWYKVFRIYMPLSMPVLATTTLFLIVTVWNEFMLGMMFINHEDSIPLQTYMQQIVVRIDPTLIKSIEDVKRLASVSDKTLGAAKIFASMLPIMLVYPFLQRFFISGIMLGSVKE, encoded by the coding sequence ATGGTCCGCAACCAAACGTTCGGCACCAAGGTGGCTGAGGCTTTGCTGATCGCCGCGCTTGCGTTAATTTCGTTCTCGTCCTTGTTTCCGATCATCCATAACCTGGCGATTTCCTTCAGCTCGCCCGCGAAAGCGATGGCCGGCTTCGTCACCGTGTTTCCGAAAGGCTTCAACTTCGAGTCGTACATGAAGCTGTTTGAAGACAGCGTGTTTTTCAAGTCGTTCTGGATTTCCGTCAAACGGGTCGGCGTCACTTGCTTCTTCAGCTTCTTTATTTCCTTGCTGATGGCATATCCGCTTTCCCGCTCGACAAGAGAGTTCAAGCTCCGCGACATCTATATGTGGCTGCTTATTTTCTCGATGATGTTCAACGGCGGCTTGATTCCGTTCTATCTCATCATCCGCCAGATGGGGCTCATGAACTCGTTCTGGGTGCTCGTCCTGCCGATGCTCGTGAACGTGTTCAACGTCATCCTCATCGTCAACTACTTCCGCAGCATTCCGAAAGAGCTCGACGAATCGGCCGCTATGGACGGCGCGGGTCCTTGGTACAAAGTGTTCCGCATTTACATGCCGCTCTCGATGCCGGTGCTGGCGACTACGACGCTGTTCCTGATCGTTACGGTGTGGAACGAATTCATGCTCGGCATGATGTTCATCAACCACGAGGACAGCATTCCGCTCCAAACGTACATGCAGCAAATCGTCGTGCGGATCGACCCGACGCTCATTAAGTCGATCGAGGACGTGAAGCGGCTCGCTTCCGTTTCCGACAAGACGTTGGGCGCGGCAAAAATCTTCGCGTCGATGCTGCCGATCATGCTCGTCTATCCGTTCCTGCAGCGGTTCTTCATCTCCGGCATCATGCTGGGCTCCGTGAAGGAATAA
- a CDS encoding helix-turn-helix transcriptional regulator, with product MGHSSPISFGDLLRRGEGLRASLEGGERGAYFKQFDSLFAAIPEADKETWLEAYMILAAQFLAYMHKNGITAADLEPLDVEALLRWDAHSTARQAADYLRAFAGALLHCPGYRDEGGWLESLHAYIEQHLDEDLTLTKLAETVYFNPSYLCRLYKQTTGRALFDYVAEAKLARAKRYLKESPRLKVHEIARKVGFGSPAHFTRVFKKHSLLTPAQYREAYSR from the coding sequence ATGGGACATTCAAGCCCGATCAGCTTCGGTGATCTGCTGAGGAGGGGAGAGGGCCTGCGGGCCTCCCTGGAAGGCGGGGAACGGGGCGCCTATTTCAAGCAGTTCGATTCTTTGTTCGCGGCCATTCCGGAAGCGGACAAAGAGACTTGGCTTGAAGCATATATGATTTTGGCCGCGCAGTTTCTGGCCTACATGCACAAGAACGGCATTACCGCCGCCGATCTGGAGCCGCTTGACGTGGAGGCGCTGCTCCGGTGGGACGCTCACAGCACGGCGCGCCAAGCGGCGGATTACTTGCGCGCCTTCGCCGGCGCGCTGCTGCACTGTCCCGGCTACCGGGATGAGGGCGGCTGGCTGGAAAGCCTGCACGCCTACATCGAGCAGCATCTGGACGAGGATTTGACGCTGACGAAGCTGGCCGAAACGGTCTATTTCAATCCGAGCTACCTGTGCAGGCTGTATAAGCAGACGACCGGCCGCGCGTTGTTCGACTATGTCGCCGAGGCCAAGCTGGCCCGGGCGAAGCGGTATTTGAAAGAGTCGCCGCGCCTGAAGGTGCACGAAATCGCCCGCAAGGTCGGGTTCGGTTCCCCCGCGCATTTCACGCGCGTATTCAAGAAGCATTCGCTGCTTACGCCCGCGCAGTACCGGGAGGCGTACTCGCGTTAG